Proteins co-encoded in one Papaver somniferum cultivar HN1 chromosome 5, ASM357369v1, whole genome shotgun sequence genomic window:
- the LOC113279772 gene encoding transcription factor CAULIFLOWER-like, which yields MGKRGRVQLKRIENKIDRQVTFSKRKPGLIKKANKISVLHDAEVAPIFFSPKGELFEYPTDACYLLVIIHSRVAHSSDTDEDLPEESKDDEDSSSGDSETSPASSGSSCSERYEEDEEDWSYNEED from the exons atgGGAAAAAGAGGTAGAGTACAGCTGAAGAGGATAGAAAACAAGATCGATAGACAAGTTACTTTCTCAAAGAGAAAGCCTGGTTTGATTAAGAAAGCTAATAAAATTTCTGTTTTACATGATGCTGAAGTTGCTCCGATTTTTTTTTCACCGAAAGGAGAACTATTTGAATACCCTACCGATGCTTGTTACCTACTCG TGATAATTCATTCTCGAGTTGCTCATTCCAGTGATACTGATGAGGATCTCCCTGAAGAGTCCAAAGATGATGAGGATTCGTCATCAGGAGATAGTGAAACATCCCCTGCGTCGTCAGGCAGCAGCTGCAGCGAAcgatatgaagaagatgaagaagactgGAGTTACAATGAGGAAGACTAA